A genomic stretch from Pirellulaceae bacterium includes:
- the pilM gene encoding type IV pilus assembly protein PilM, with product MATSNAVWGIDIGQCALKALRCSLSDDGETIVADAFDYIEYPKILTQPDANPEELVKDALQQFLSNNSVRDSRVAISVAGQSGLTRFIKLPPVEAKKIPDIVKYEAKQQIPFSLDDVIWDYQPLLGGLQDEGVALETEVGLFAMKREQVFRSLRPFRDAGIELDIVQLTPISIYNAVTYGVMKGLPNTSEFDPDNPPPSVVVISMGTDTTDLVVTNGFRIWQRSVPIGGSHFTKQLTKEMKLTFAKAEHLKRNARQSEDPKAVFQAMRPIFNDFVQELQRSIGYFRSIDRTAKIEQGVVLGNAMRLPGLQPYVEKNLGIPIRKVSEYRHLDGASVISTPKFKDNLLSFANAYGLCVQGVGKGRLSTNLIPRELVTARLIRRKKPWALIAIAVFMLAVTFNFLFHWNRWREAHADNFSAVAQKVQMVASNSGEYKSQDETLQQEFDSLKKVGDEVVGGADARFLVVELMKAFNSSLPRDETADPMAVRKGGFDKRPELFIKYVDSQYFTDLTNYFTPDAKDRYLGFLRDLEYSKQRAAAPSPEQPMEDGEVSDEEQETDEDFEAEDTGDEESGMMVEEPDLPSFATPGWVFQVHGFHFHNDDFYNRGAQYLVNTILNELENGSVDLPSGPGGEVTTFTMKELGIHCPLIALEGHDDTVNVPNPAYEPPVGQAANRGGGEGRRFNFGNQPTDPKKAEFIPVTAHEFTIQFMWIETRASQRLEARQKAETADDPTDDVAGDF from the coding sequence ATGGCAACATCGAATGCTGTATGGGGCATTGATATTGGGCAGTGTGCACTGAAGGCACTTCGTTGCAGCCTGAGTGATGATGGCGAGACGATTGTCGCGGATGCTTTTGATTACATCGAGTATCCCAAGATCCTGACACAGCCCGACGCGAACCCGGAAGAACTCGTCAAGGACGCGCTTCAGCAGTTCTTATCCAACAACTCGGTCCGCGATTCGAGGGTTGCGATTTCGGTCGCTGGTCAAAGCGGCCTGACTCGATTCATTAAATTGCCTCCAGTCGAAGCGAAAAAGATTCCTGACATCGTTAAGTACGAAGCGAAGCAGCAAATCCCCTTCTCGCTCGACGATGTGATTTGGGATTACCAGCCACTGCTCGGCGGGCTTCAAGACGAAGGCGTGGCGTTGGAAACTGAAGTCGGTCTGTTTGCGATGAAGCGTGAGCAGGTTTTTCGATCGTTGCGGCCGTTCCGTGATGCGGGTATCGAGTTGGACATCGTGCAACTTACGCCCATCTCGATCTACAATGCGGTGACCTACGGGGTGATGAAGGGCTTGCCCAATACCTCGGAATTCGACCCGGACAACCCACCGCCCTCGGTAGTGGTTATCTCCATGGGAACCGACACCACCGATCTGGTGGTCACGAACGGATTTCGTATTTGGCAACGTAGTGTGCCGATCGGCGGTAGTCACTTCACCAAGCAATTGACCAAGGAGATGAAGCTGACCTTTGCCAAGGCCGAGCATCTCAAGCGAAACGCGCGTCAGTCGGAAGATCCTAAAGCCGTTTTTCAAGCGATGCGGCCTATCTTTAATGACTTCGTCCAAGAATTGCAGCGTAGTATTGGTTACTTTCGTAGCATTGATCGAACCGCCAAAATCGAGCAAGGGGTCGTCTTGGGCAATGCCATGCGGCTCCCCGGTCTGCAGCCCTACGTGGAAAAGAATCTGGGGATTCCGATTAGAAAAGTATCGGAATATCGCCATTTAGACGGCGCCAGTGTGATTTCTACACCCAAATTCAAAGACAATTTATTGTCGTTTGCCAACGCGTACGGCCTGTGTGTCCAAGGTGTCGGCAAGGGGCGACTGTCCACCAACTTGATCCCGCGAGAATTGGTGACGGCTCGGCTCATTCGCCGCAAAAAGCCCTGGGCTTTAATCGCAATCGCCGTGTTCATGCTCGCCGTGACCTTCAATTTCCTGTTTCATTGGAATCGCTGGCGAGAGGCTCATGCTGATAACTTCAGTGCTGTGGCTCAAAAAGTACAGATGGTGGCGAGCAATAGTGGCGAATACAAGAGCCAGGATGAAACATTGCAGCAGGAATTCGATTCGCTCAAAAAAGTCGGCGACGAAGTGGTCGGCGGTGCGGACGCTCGTTTTCTAGTCGTTGAACTGATGAAAGCGTTCAACTCTTCACTGCCTCGCGACGAAACGGCCGATCCGATGGCTGTGCGAAAGGGTGGTTTTGACAAACGGCCTGAACTGTTCATTAAGTATGTCGATTCGCAGTATTTCACCGACCTGACGAACTACTTCACGCCGGATGCCAAGGACCGCTATCTTGGCTTCCTACGCGACCTGGAGTACAGCAAACAACGTGCTGCCGCACCGTCACCGGAACAGCCGATGGAAGACGGTGAAGTGTCCGACGAAGAGCAGGAAACAGATGAAGATTTCGAAGCGGAGGATACTGGCGATGAAGAATCGGGGATGATGGTTGAAGAACCCGATCTGCCAAGTTTCGCCACACCCGGATGGGTGTTTCAAGTTCATGGATTTCACTTTCACAATGATGATTTCTACAACCGAGGTGCACAGTATCTCGTCAATACGATCTTGAACGAGTTGGAAAATGGTTCGGTTGATCTTCCCTCCGGACCGGGTGGCGAAGTGACCACCTTCACGATGAAGGAACTCGGCATCCATTGTCCCTTGATCGCTCTTGAAGGACATGATGACACGGTGAATGTGCCGAATCCCGCCTATGAACCGCCGGTTGGTCAAGCAGCCAACCGAGGAGGAGGTGAGGGGCGTCGGTTTAACTTTGGGAACCAGCCGACTGATCCGAAAAAAGCTGAGTTCATCCCCGTGACTGCGCACGAGTTCACCATCCAATTTATGTGGATTGAGACGCGAGCAAGCCAGAGACTGGAAGCCAGGCAAAAGGCCGAGACGGCTGACGATCCCACCGATGACGTGGCAGGAGATTTTTGA
- a CDS encoding general secretion pathway protein GspD yields MDAKRISCGVLGAWMLMTTFSQAQSNNLSHAFQISKISVGQSPTTGSRREADELLRRSRGAMKDGNLAQARWYLERAEKMDVKYDGLLKRFIDTPEKVRRDLAKLDPANTSSARKTDSSDVDGAVKPETVKPETVKPETVDNQLASKPLPLNADAQPSPNRSTEFIKNPYTNPKVGAQPPQPAVPAPLKASPWTAKKQQASQLLSSARASLSRGDIAFAETQAQRAHAMRIPDAEFGPGEARPWMVLLEVDKAKRQMQSSAVVPAGGVIDNGGVRQAVVGIPDGSRVRPAASEPSQLSNTRPLPGEPNPFNFPLNADRAPAARVAQFESTVQATPDRSPAATPAMKLIREGEAAVKNRDFTTARDRFRAAWKYEAELDPQIRQRLQDNLQLSRAAGAESVPPPSPLSTGEQAMVRRFSSEIAREQVVINRQLRNSPRAAWEQLKTLRAKVSDAEIPEDARRQLLGRVDRSIDEAEKYIEQNRARIELDEDNKAVLAEVDRRRLHQIQVDDELTRMVDEFNKLMDQERFSEAVVIAKQARELHPEDPTVESMAWKSRFAERLMVDMSLRSRSEEGVIGALMSVSQAGIPFDDRNPIEFPQDGNAKYWEDLTDRRRRAMSEGSRRLSDTELEIQRALRKKVQVDFSEQPLGEVLTHLGDLVGISIYIDPQGLTAEGASSDMPVTIRLNQEVQLKSALNIILEQFSLSYVIQDEVLKITSETIRASKVYVDTYDVADLVIPIPNFLPSYNVGLPSAIREAYNAQGFGNSTGGYNQVPLTIMANNQNSASASNSVLAQMSASGALSNTGGSPQPIGFGPGGLGGGAQADFDTLIELITATIAPTTWDEVGGEGSIQGFPTNLSLVVSQTQEVHQQIADLLEQLRRLQDLQVTIEVRFITLNDNFFERIGVDFDFDIDDNTTVVPNDDSGPSIVIGLDPQGNPTADLDLQFSQGSFGEAVPAFGGFSAGSAATFGFAIISDIEAFFLIEAAQGDQRTNVLQAPKVTLFNGQQASVNDSNQRPFVTSVTPVVGDFAAAQAPIIVVLSEGTSLNVQAVVSNDRRFVRLTLVPFFSKIGDVEEFTFEGRRVSNTGTAVADPTDPDQTLDDNAEEIIEGTTVQLPQFAFTSVSTTVSVPDGGTILLGGIKRLQEGRNEQGVPVLSKFPYINRLFKNVGIGRTTQSLMMMVTPRIIIQEEEESKLGIALPGN; encoded by the coding sequence ATGGACGCGAAACGAATTAGCTGCGGTGTGCTGGGAGCTTGGATGTTGATGACGACATTCAGCCAAGCACAGTCCAACAACTTGAGCCACGCATTTCAGATCTCCAAGATCTCTGTGGGGCAGTCACCAACGACCGGCAGTCGTCGGGAAGCCGATGAGCTTCTCCGGCGATCTCGTGGAGCCATGAAAGATGGAAATCTGGCTCAGGCGAGGTGGTACTTGGAGCGAGCGGAAAAGATGGACGTCAAATATGATGGCCTCTTAAAGCGATTCATCGACACGCCTGAAAAGGTGCGTCGCGATCTCGCTAAGCTTGATCCAGCGAACACGTCGTCTGCTCGGAAGACGGATTCGTCGGATGTCGACGGTGCAGTCAAACCAGAGACGGTGAAGCCAGAGACGGTGAAGCCAGAGACGGTCGACAATCAGTTGGCCTCCAAACCGTTGCCGTTGAATGCCGACGCCCAGCCGTCGCCGAATCGGTCAACGGAGTTTATTAAAAACCCGTACACGAATCCGAAGGTAGGGGCACAGCCTCCACAACCGGCTGTACCTGCTCCGTTAAAAGCTTCCCCTTGGACTGCTAAAAAACAGCAAGCCTCGCAATTGCTTTCAAGTGCACGTGCTTCGCTGAGTCGCGGTGACATTGCCTTCGCTGAGACTCAGGCCCAACGCGCTCATGCCATGCGAATTCCGGATGCGGAGTTTGGGCCGGGAGAAGCCCGACCTTGGATGGTTCTGCTTGAAGTTGATAAGGCCAAGCGACAGATGCAGAGTTCGGCTGTTGTGCCGGCTGGTGGAGTCATCGATAACGGGGGTGTTCGCCAAGCGGTAGTAGGAATCCCCGATGGTTCCCGCGTTCGTCCAGCAGCATCAGAGCCGTCTCAATTATCCAACACACGGCCGCTACCAGGCGAGCCCAATCCGTTTAACTTCCCCCTCAATGCGGACCGGGCTCCGGCAGCACGAGTGGCTCAATTTGAATCGACGGTGCAAGCGACGCCGGACAGGTCGCCTGCAGCCACACCGGCAATGAAGCTCATTCGTGAAGGTGAAGCCGCAGTGAAGAACCGGGACTTCACAACCGCACGGGACCGATTCCGAGCAGCTTGGAAGTATGAAGCGGAATTAGATCCGCAGATTCGACAACGATTACAGGATAATCTGCAGCTTTCACGAGCGGCGGGTGCCGAAAGTGTTCCGCCACCAAGTCCATTGTCGACTGGCGAGCAGGCCATGGTTCGCCGCTTTAGTTCTGAAATTGCTCGAGAACAAGTTGTCATTAACCGCCAGCTTCGCAACAGTCCTCGGGCTGCTTGGGAACAGCTGAAGACATTGCGTGCTAAGGTGAGCGATGCGGAGATTCCGGAAGATGCTCGCCGACAACTTCTGGGTCGAGTCGATCGCAGCATCGACGAAGCCGAGAAATATATTGAGCAAAACCGGGCACGTATCGAATTGGATGAAGACAACAAAGCCGTGTTGGCTGAAGTAGATCGTCGCCGCCTGCATCAGATCCAGGTCGACGATGAATTGACACGGATGGTGGACGAATTCAACAAGCTGATGGATCAAGAGCGTTTCTCAGAAGCGGTCGTGATTGCCAAACAAGCGAGAGAGTTACATCCTGAAGATCCAACAGTTGAATCGATGGCTTGGAAGAGCCGATTCGCGGAAAGATTGATGGTCGACATGTCACTCCGAAGTCGCAGCGAAGAGGGCGTCATTGGGGCCTTGATGAGCGTGTCGCAGGCAGGTATCCCCTTCGATGATCGGAATCCGATCGAATTCCCCCAGGATGGCAACGCCAAGTATTGGGAAGATTTAACGGATCGCCGACGCCGAGCGATGTCAGAAGGCTCGAGACGATTGTCGGATACGGAACTTGAAATTCAACGAGCGTTGCGCAAGAAGGTGCAGGTCGATTTCAGTGAGCAGCCGCTCGGTGAGGTTTTGACTCATCTGGGTGACCTGGTTGGCATCAGCATTTACATCGATCCCCAAGGTTTGACGGCCGAGGGAGCGTCCAGCGATATGCCGGTGACGATACGCCTGAATCAAGAAGTGCAACTGAAGAGTGCTCTGAATATCATTTTAGAGCAGTTCAGTCTGAGCTACGTGATTCAGGATGAAGTACTCAAAATTACCAGCGAGACCATCAGGGCCTCGAAGGTGTACGTCGATACCTACGATGTTGCGGATTTGGTGATTCCAATCCCGAACTTCTTACCGAGTTACAATGTGGGCTTGCCGAGTGCGATTCGCGAAGCCTACAACGCTCAAGGGTTTGGGAATTCAACGGGAGGCTACAACCAAGTTCCGTTGACGATCATGGCCAATAATCAGAATAGTGCATCAGCGTCAAATTCGGTCCTCGCGCAGATGTCCGCATCAGGAGCACTGTCGAACACCGGTGGTTCACCGCAGCCAATCGGGTTTGGCCCGGGTGGACTGGGAGGCGGTGCCCAAGCTGACTTTGACACTCTGATCGAATTGATCACGGCGACCATTGCTCCCACAACGTGGGACGAGGTGGGCGGTGAAGGCTCGATTCAAGGTTTTCCGACTAACTTGAGTCTGGTGGTCAGTCAGACTCAGGAAGTGCACCAGCAGATCGCTGATCTGCTGGAACAATTGCGACGCTTGCAAGATCTGCAGGTGACGATCGAAGTTCGATTCATCACGCTCAACGATAACTTCTTTGAGAGAATCGGCGTCGACTTTGACTTTGACATCGATGACAACACGACGGTGGTTCCAAATGATGACTCGGGACCAAGTATCGTAATTGGTTTGGATCCGCAGGGTAATCCGACTGCCGACCTCGACTTACAGTTCAGTCAAGGGAGCTTCGGAGAAGCTGTGCCTGCCTTTGGCGGTTTCAGTGCGGGAAGTGCGGCCACATTCGGTTTTGCCATCATTAGCGATATCGAAGCGTTTTTCTTGATCGAAGCAGCTCAGGGAGACCAGCGGACGAACGTCTTACAGGCTCCCAAGGTGACCTTGTTTAACGGTCAACAGGCGAGTGTGAATGACTCGAACCAACGACCGTTCGTGACGAGTGTGACGCCTGTTGTTGGTGACTTTGCCGCAGCTCAGGCTCCTATTATTGTCGTGCTTAGTGAAGGGACATCGCTGAATGTTCAAGCGGTTGTCTCCAATGATCGACGATTTGTGCGGCTCACGCTGGTGCCGTTCTTCAGCAAAATCGGTGACGTCGAGGAGTTCACCTTCGAAGGTCGACGTGTCTCGAACACGGGTACTGCGGTTGCGGATCCGACCGATCCCGATCAAACGCTCGACGACAACGCCGAAGAGATTATCGAAGGTACGACGGTGCAGTTGCCTCAATTTGCCTTTACGAGTGTGTCAACAACGGTCAGTGTGCCCGACGGAGGAACGATCTTGTTGGGCGGCATTAAACGTCTGCAAGAGGGACGAAATGAGCAGGGGGTTCCCGTGCTGAGTAAGTTCCCTTACATCAATCGACTGTTTAAAAACGTTGGCATTGGCCGTACGACTCAAAGCCTGATGATGATGGTTACCCCCAGAATTATCATTCAGGAAGAAGAGGAATCGAAATTAGGAATCGCCTTGCCGGGTAATTAA
- a CDS encoding amidohydrolase family protein: MLLAIRSGLVLFVLAITPVFGLLAEDDSTRPVAGLHENPPRLHALTNARIVLAPGQVLEKATLVIRGMVIEAVGVGVVIPMEAEVKDLTGHTIYPGFIDAFSELEVPAQPVDRGAAHWNLYVQAQRDAAVAYAKDIGINKQLRSQGITTRLVAPKSGIIKGTSALVTTSDDGGDRSLLADHVAMHAMLTVPRSGSRKSYPNSPMGAVALLRQTLYDAHWYREAWQVFHSQAGVEKPETNVALEALQPAINGNQLVLLAAPDEQYLLRADAIGKEFGLNVAILGSGEEYRRISDVRQTRRVIILPLNFPAPPNVATVEAAREVTLEDLMHWDHAPENAARLQQAGISFAFTSHGLKNKSEFLSAVRKAVQRGLPAAEALRAMTIMPARLFGVQNKVGSIAEGKLANLCVADGRLLEEKAKVISTWVGGKRYEVTPEEPRDLRGTWKVKVEGRERSAALDISGKPAALKINWDSTQEGKKPQPLKKIKMQDLHLTATLNADSFGESGLGLFSAVVMPGANQSWRLDGRIVLPSGKEIAFVAQPDKTEDKTEEVADESSDGDTEEKAVVSDDTVSEVDREAAAEASAEQAEPEAAGEASMASYPVNRPLGAFGRLEKPEQPALLALTNATVWSCGPQGIVENATLLVRAGLIERIQSRTDALPDSAVVIDCTGKHISPGIIDCHSHMATDGGVNESGQAITAEVRIGDFIDARDISIYRQLAGGVTTSNILHGSANPIGGQNQVIKLRWGATPEEMKFATAPTGIKFALGENVKQSNWGSGYNTRYPKSRMGVEQIVRDAFLAARQYRDRGIEWQNTHRGLPPRRDLELDALVEILEGERWIHCHSYRQDEILALLRTLEMFQIRIGTLQHILEGYKVAEVMKRHGAMASAFSDWWAYKIEVYDAIPYNGALMHDMGIVVSFNSDDQELARHLNHEAAKAVKYGGVAPEDALQFVTLNPAKQLRIEDYVGSLEAGKHADFVVWSDSPLSTLSRCEQTWLDGRKYFDITEDRSQRKKWSEMRSSLIQKILVAGEKMQKASDKQARERDLWPRVNIYCRGHFRSN; encoded by the coding sequence ATGCTGCTCGCGATTCGATCGGGATTGGTGCTGTTTGTATTGGCCATTACGCCTGTTTTCGGTTTGCTTGCCGAAGATGATTCGACGAGGCCTGTTGCCGGATTGCATGAGAATCCACCCCGTCTGCATGCTCTGACCAATGCGCGTATCGTGCTTGCTCCGGGGCAAGTCCTGGAAAAGGCGACGTTGGTCATTCGTGGCATGGTGATCGAAGCGGTGGGCGTCGGCGTAGTTATTCCGATGGAGGCAGAAGTAAAAGATCTGACAGGACATACCATTTACCCCGGATTCATCGATGCGTTTTCTGAGTTGGAGGTTCCCGCGCAACCGGTCGATCGAGGTGCGGCTCATTGGAATCTGTATGTTCAAGCTCAACGAGATGCCGCGGTTGCCTATGCAAAAGATATCGGAATCAACAAGCAGCTGCGGTCACAGGGGATTACGACTCGATTGGTTGCTCCCAAGAGCGGTATTATTAAAGGCACCAGTGCGTTGGTCACCACCTCGGATGATGGGGGAGATCGATCGCTGTTAGCTGATCATGTTGCCATGCACGCAATGTTGACGGTGCCGCGATCAGGATCTCGGAAATCTTATCCGAATTCCCCGATGGGGGCTGTTGCACTTCTGAGACAGACTCTCTACGACGCGCATTGGTATCGCGAAGCCTGGCAAGTCTTTCATTCTCAGGCTGGGGTGGAAAAGCCAGAGACCAATGTTGCTTTGGAGGCTCTGCAACCCGCGATTAATGGCAACCAACTTGTGCTGCTAGCGGCTCCTGACGAACAGTATCTGCTGCGTGCAGATGCAATCGGCAAGGAATTTGGTTTGAATGTTGCCATTTTGGGATCAGGCGAAGAATATCGACGCATCAGCGATGTGCGGCAAACTCGTCGCGTGATTATTCTTCCGTTGAATTTTCCGGCGCCTCCCAATGTGGCTACCGTAGAGGCCGCTCGAGAAGTAACTCTGGAGGACTTGATGCATTGGGATCATGCACCTGAGAATGCCGCGCGGTTGCAGCAAGCTGGTATTTCTTTCGCCTTCACGAGCCACGGGCTTAAGAATAAGTCGGAGTTCCTGAGCGCAGTGCGAAAGGCTGTTCAGCGTGGGTTACCCGCCGCAGAAGCGTTGAGAGCAATGACCATCATGCCAGCACGATTGTTTGGCGTGCAAAATAAAGTTGGTTCGATTGCGGAAGGGAAACTCGCCAATTTGTGCGTGGCCGATGGCCGGCTGTTGGAAGAAAAAGCAAAGGTTATCTCAACCTGGGTCGGTGGGAAACGCTACGAAGTAACCCCCGAAGAGCCTCGTGATTTGCGAGGTACTTGGAAGGTGAAAGTTGAAGGGAGGGAACGGTCAGCCGCCTTGGATATTTCCGGGAAGCCGGCAGCATTGAAGATCAATTGGGATTCAACGCAGGAAGGGAAAAAGCCCCAGCCGCTCAAGAAAATCAAAATGCAGGATCTGCACCTGACGGCTACCCTGAATGCGGACTCCTTTGGCGAATCGGGTCTCGGGTTGTTTTCGGCGGTGGTCATGCCTGGTGCCAATCAGAGTTGGCGACTTGACGGACGCATTGTTTTGCCGAGCGGCAAGGAGATCGCTTTTGTTGCTCAGCCAGACAAGACAGAGGACAAGACAGAGGAGGTTGCTGACGAAAGCTCTGATGGGGATACCGAGGAAAAGGCGGTTGTATCAGACGACACGGTGAGTGAAGTGGATAGAGAAGCGGCGGCTGAGGCGAGTGCTGAGCAAGCCGAGCCGGAAGCTGCTGGCGAGGCGTCAATGGCGAGCTATCCCGTCAATCGGCCATTGGGCGCTTTCGGGCGACTTGAAAAACCCGAGCAACCTGCGCTGCTGGCATTGACGAACGCGACGGTTTGGAGCTGCGGTCCGCAAGGAATTGTTGAGAATGCCACATTACTTGTTCGAGCTGGTTTGATCGAGCGTATTCAGTCCCGCACAGATGCCTTACCCGATTCGGCAGTGGTGATCGACTGCACCGGCAAGCACATCTCACCAGGGATTATCGACTGCCACTCCCATATGGCGACTGATGGTGGGGTAAATGAAAGTGGTCAAGCGATCACGGCCGAAGTGCGGATCGGAGACTTTATCGATGCTCGCGACATTTCCATTTACCGGCAACTGGCGGGAGGTGTCACGACCTCGAACATCCTACATGGTTCAGCCAACCCAATTGGTGGGCAAAATCAAGTGATCAAACTTCGATGGGGTGCCACACCGGAAGAGATGAAGTTCGCGACCGCCCCGACTGGCATAAAATTCGCGTTGGGTGAAAACGTTAAGCAAAGCAATTGGGGCAGCGGTTATAACACGCGCTATCCCAAGTCCCGCATGGGCGTTGAGCAGATTGTTCGCGATGCGTTTCTCGCAGCGAGGCAGTATCGCGATCGCGGAATTGAGTGGCAAAACACTCATCGTGGTTTACCGCCTCGTCGAGATTTGGAGCTTGACGCTCTGGTTGAAATCTTGGAGGGGGAACGCTGGATTCACTGTCATAGCTATCGACAGGATGAGATTTTAGCGTTGTTGCGAACCCTTGAAATGTTTCAGATTCGGATTGGAACCTTGCAGCATATTCTTGAAGGATACAAAGTTGCAGAGGTGATGAAACGCCATGGTGCCATGGCTTCGGCATTTTCAGATTGGTGGGCATACAAGATCGAGGTTTATGATGCGATTCCATACAACGGTGCATTAATGCACGACATGGGAATTGTTGTCTCGTTCAACTCCGATGATCAAGAGTTGGCTCGCCACCTAAATCATGAGGCAGCCAAGGCAGTGAAGTATGGGGGCGTTGCGCCGGAGGATGCCTTGCAGTTTGTAACACTCAATCCGGCTAAGCAACTCAGAATCGAAGACTACGTTGGTTCCCTGGAGGCGGGGAAGCATGCCGACTTTGTCGTTTGGAGTGACTCTCCCTTGTCGACATTGAGTCGTTGCGAACAAACTTGGCTGGATGGTCGCAAGTATTTTGACATCACCGAGGATCGTTCCCAGCGAAAGAAGTGGTCGGAGATGCGGTCTTCATTGATTCAAAAAATCTTGGTTGCCGGTGAGAAGATGCAAAAGGCGAGTGACAAACAAGCTCGTGAACGTGATCTCTGGCCTCGTGTCAACATTTACTGTCGAGGTCATTTTCGTTCGAATTGA
- a CDS encoding amidohydrolase family protein, translated as MRIVGIIHGILFGMASVACASPEIPGGDQAAPIAIVNATIHPVSSEPISSATILFAEGKIVALGVDVQIPEDAQLIDGVGKQVYPGLFNAGGQIGLIEINSIRATDDSQEVGSLNPNAKAQVAVNPDSEVIPVTRANGVLLSLAVPKGGLLSGTSAVLQLDGWTWEDMTLQAPTGMHVQWPRMSAPHANDKSGANSPDHLKALRDVFKAAEAYRRVAAVNGPVDVRLEAMLPVINQELPLIVHADTALQIQSAVAFAAERNLKLVIYGGYDSHHCARLLKENDVPVILSAVYRLPRRRSDPFDASYTLPERLRAAGVQFCIAGVGRFSAASLRNLPYHAATAVAYGLPKDEALKAITLYPAQILGVHEHVGSLEPGKDATMILTTGNPLDTESQVERAFIQGRSVDLNSRHTRLWKKYRIKYQRLQD; from the coding sequence ATGAGAATAGTCGGAATCATCCACGGCATCTTGTTCGGGATGGCGAGTGTGGCCTGTGCATCGCCCGAGATTCCAGGCGGAGATCAGGCTGCGCCGATTGCGATCGTCAATGCGACGATTCATCCTGTTTCTTCCGAACCCATTTCTTCTGCAACCATTCTGTTTGCAGAAGGAAAGATTGTTGCGTTGGGAGTCGACGTGCAAATTCCCGAAGATGCACAGCTCATCGATGGTGTTGGAAAGCAGGTGTATCCTGGTTTGTTCAACGCAGGTGGACAAATCGGACTCATCGAAATTAACTCGATTCGAGCGACCGATGATAGCCAAGAAGTTGGCTCGCTCAACCCTAACGCGAAGGCGCAGGTGGCTGTGAATCCAGACAGCGAAGTGATTCCTGTTACTCGTGCCAATGGTGTGCTTTTGTCTCTAGCGGTTCCTAAGGGAGGACTTTTGTCGGGCACTTCGGCCGTGTTGCAACTTGACGGTTGGACTTGGGAAGACATGACCCTGCAGGCTCCGACGGGAATGCATGTGCAATGGCCACGAATGAGCGCCCCTCATGCGAACGATAAATCGGGCGCGAATTCGCCCGATCATCTGAAAGCACTGCGAGACGTTTTCAAGGCGGCAGAAGCTTATCGGCGCGTTGCCGCAGTCAATGGCCCTGTCGATGTCCGATTGGAAGCGATGCTGCCGGTCATCAATCAAGAACTCCCACTCATTGTTCATGCAGATACGGCTCTGCAAATACAATCGGCCGTAGCATTTGCTGCGGAGCGAAACTTGAAATTGGTGATTTACGGTGGGTATGACTCGCATCATTGTGCACGGTTGTTGAAAGAAAACGATGTGCCCGTGATTCTCAGCGCCGTCTATCGTTTGCCTCGACGACGGTCCGATCCGTTTGACGCCTCCTATACTTTGCCGGAACGTTTGCGAGCTGCTGGCGTCCAATTCTGTATTGCGGGTGTCGGGCGGTTTAGCGCCGCGAGTTTGCGGAACTTGCCCTACCATGCCGCCACTGCGGTCGCCTACGGTTTGCCGAAGGATGAAGCTTTGAAAGCAATCACCCTCTACCCTGCTCAAATTCTCGGTGTTCATGAACACGTTGGGTCGTTGGAGCCTGGTAAGGATGCAACGATGATTCTCACGACCGGCAATCCTTTGGATACCGAAAGTCAAGTTGAGCGGGCGTTCATTCAAGGACGATCAGTCGACTTGAACAGCCGGCATACTCGGCTCTGGAAAAAGTATCGTATCAAATACCAGCGATTGCAGGACTGA
- the rimI gene encoding ribosomal protein S18-alanine N-acetyltransferase, whose translation MSLDGVQDLRVHIRWMIRRDMPEILEIENRSFEFPWSEEDFIRCLRQRNCIGMVAERDERIVGFMIYELHKTRLHVLNFAVHGDFRRKGVGGQMTHKLVGKLSHQRRTRILLEIRETNLDAQLFFRSCGFRAVSVLRDFYEDTTEDAYLMESRYKPTLHEALQPVNRISRLAG comes from the coding sequence ATGAGTCTCGATGGCGTGCAGGACTTGCGAGTTCACATCCGCTGGATGATCCGGCGAGATATGCCAGAGATACTGGAAATCGAGAATCGAAGTTTTGAGTTCCCGTGGTCTGAGGAAGACTTTATTCGCTGCCTACGTCAACGTAATTGTATCGGCATGGTTGCCGAACGTGACGAGCGGATTGTCGGGTTCATGATTTATGAATTGCACAAGACGCGATTGCACGTTTTGAATTTCGCGGTTCACGGTGATTTTCGTCGCAAGGGAGTGGGTGGGCAAATGACCCATAAGCTTGTTGGGAAGTTGTCCCATCAACGCCGCACTCGCATCTTGCTGGAGATTCGCGAAACGAATTTGGATGCCCAACTGTTTTTTCGCAGTTGTGGTTTTCGAGCTGTATCCGTCTTGCGGGATTTCTACGAGGACACAACGGAAGATGCCTACCTGATGGAGAGTCGTTACAAACCGACACTGCATGAAGCTTTGCAGCCAGTTAATCGGATTTCCCGGTTGGCAGGGTAG